One genomic window of Medicago truncatula cultivar Jemalong A17 chromosome 1, MtrunA17r5.0-ANR, whole genome shotgun sequence includes the following:
- the LOC25482703 gene encoding peptidyl-prolyl cis-trans isomerase CYP21-4, producing MGRIKPQALLQQSKRKKGRYHMSPINIVFYTLTLVIFVFFLFATFKYWSNRTRFQPENHTSVFEDENPSVESKKLDLPGYAVLRTSKGSIIIELYKESVPEVVDEFIDLCQKGHFKGILFHQVIKHYVIQASRNKGSGSTEDWNQRGKKYTSMKHDAFMLGTSKDKYFNKGFDLFITTAPIPDLNEKLTVFGRVVKGEDVVQEIEEVDTDEHYQPKISIGIIDVDLRQMM from the exons ATGGGGAGGATCAAACCTCAAGCTCTGCTGCAACAAAGCAAAAGGAAGAAGGGCCGTTATCACATGAGTccaataaatattgtattttacaCATTGACTCTTGTcatatttgtgttttttctctTTGCTACATTCAAATATTGGTCTAATAG GACAAGATTTCAACCAGAGAACCACACATCAGTCTTTGAG GATGAAAATCCTTCTGTGGAATCCAAGAAATTGGATCTACCTGGATATGCT GTTTTAAGAACCTCTAAAGGTTCTATAATAATAGAACTTTACAAGGAAAGTGTTCCTGAAGTTGTCGACGAATTCATTGACTTATG TCAAAAGGGGCACTTCAAAGGGATTCTTTTTCACCAAGTAATTAAGCACTATGTGATTCAGGCAAGTCGTAACAAAGGGTCGGGATCTACTGAAGATTGGAACCAGAGAGGGAAGAAATATACAAG TATGAAACACGATGCATTCATGCTCGGAACTTCTAAGGATAAATACTTCAATAAAGGATTTGATCTTTTCATCACAACTGCACCAATACCAGATCTAAATGAGAAACTTACTGTTTTTGGCCGGGTCGTAAAGGGAGAGGACGTAGTTCAg GAAATTGAAGAAGTGGATACAGATGAACATTATCAACCAAAAATTTCTATTGGGATAATTGATGTGGATCTTAGACAAATGATGTGA
- the LOC25482706 gene encoding histone-lysine N-methyltransferase family member SUVH9, which yields MNPHNSNQTFPSAPPGFSLPNPNLNLNLNLSPNLEQPNTSTTTTTPRMAMIPLVRMMDLELPEKRQWRNIIRRTRMVFDSVRVLVMAEEEEEEEEEEGNFNVRRVRSDLKASATMRSRGLWLNCDKRIVGAIPGICIGDVFLYRMELCVVGLHGEPQAGIDYFPGSMSSIGDPIATSVIVSGGYDEGDVDEGDVIILSGHGRQDKNPRQVFHQKIEGGDLAMERSMHYGIEVRVIRAVRYQGTSSTSGKVYVYDGLYRIVECCRFDVGKNGFGVFKFMLSRIDGQAKMGSLVLKEAFLRKQDPSCYKPMCVISHDISNKMERVGIRLFNDIDECKDPMYFEYLPRATFFAFEFHPKGNETGCKCVGSCGEGCICFMKNGNSFPYSQSGFLLKGKPVIFECGPSCSCLPHCRNRVTQQGLNHRLEVFRSLETGWGVRSFDLIQAGTFICEYSGVVLTREQAEIMTMGGDSLIYPNRFPKRWTEWGNLSLIQDGYAPPSYPSILPLNFALDVSRMRNVACYISHSSTPNLMVQFVVYDCNNQFYLKTMLFAMENIPPLREFSLDYGVVDDELIRKPAMHN from the coding sequence ATGAATCCtcataattcaaaccaaacctTTCCATCAGCACCACCTGGTTTCTCTTTACCAAACCCAAACCTCAACCTAAACCTAAATCTAAGTCCAAACCTGGAACAACCTAACACCAGCACCACTACCACCACCCCAAGAATGGCGATGATCCCACTTGTTCGAATGATGGATCTAGAGTTACCGGAAAAGCGTCAGTGGCGTAACATTATTCGAAGGACTAGGATGGTGTTTGATTCGGTTCGTGTTTTGGTCAtggcagaagaagaagaagaagaagaagaagaagaaggaaattTTAATGTTAGGAGAGTGAGAAGTGATTTGAAAGCTTCTGCTACGATGAGGAGTCGAGGATTGTGGCTGAATTGCGATAAGAGGATTGTTGGCGCGATTCCCGGGATTTGTATTGGTGATGTGTTTTTGTATAGGATGGAGTTGTGTGTGGTTGGTTTACATGGTGAACCACAAGCTGGGATCGATTATTTTCCTGGGAGTATGAGTTCAATTGGCGATCCGATTGCTACTAGTGTGATTGTTTCTGGTGGGTATGATGAGGGTGATGTTGACGAAGGTGATGTTATTATTCTCTCGGGTCATGGTAGGCAGGATAAGAATCCGAGGCAGGTTTTTCATCAGAAGATAGAAGGTGGGGATCTTGCTATGGAGAGGAGTATGCATTATGGGATTGAGGTAAGGGTCATTCGTGCTGTGAGGTACCAAGGTACTTCTTCGACTTCAGGTAaggtttatgtttatgatgGTTTGTATAGGATTGTTGAATGCTGCAGGTTTGATGTTGGTAAAAATGGTTTTGGTGTTTTTAAGTTTATGTTATCGAGGATTGATGGTCAAGCTAAGATGGGTAGTTTAGTTTTAAAGGAGGCTTTTTTGCGTAAGCAAGATCCTTCTTGTTATAAACCTATGTGTGTTATATCTCATGATATTTCCAACAAGATGGAGCGTGTTGGTATAAGGCTTTTTAATGATATTGATGAATGTAAAGATCCTATGTATTTTGAGTATCTTCCTAGGGCTACTTTTTTTGCCTTTGAGTTTCATCCAAAGGGGAATGAGACAGGTTGTAAATGTGTGGGCAGTTGTGGGGAAGGATGCATTTGTTTCATGAAAAATGGTAACAGCTTTCCTTATAGTCAAAGCGGGTTTCTCTTGAAAGGAAAGCCGGTCATTTTTGAATGTGGTCCTTCTTGTAGCTGTCTGCCTCATTGTCGGAACCGTGTCACGCAACAAGGGCTTAATCATAGATTGGAAGTGTTTAGATCTTTGGAAACTGGTTGGGGAGTTAGGTCATTCGACCTTATTCAAGCTGGCACGTTTATATGCGAGTACAGTGGCGTTGTTCTAACAAGGGAGCAAGCAGAAATTATGACTATGGGTGGTGATTCATTAATATATCCAAATCGTTTTCCGAAGAGGTGGACGGAATGGGGTAATTTATCTCTGATACAAGATGGTTATGCGCCTCCTTCGTATCCATCAATTCTTCCTTTGAATTTTGCTCTGGACGTGTCTAGAATGAGGAATGTGGCTTGCTATATAAGTCATAGCTCAACGCCAAATCTGATGGTTCAGTTTGTTGTGTATGATTGCAATAATCAATTTTACCTTAAAACTATGCTGTTTGCGATGGAGAACATCCCTCCATTAAGAGAGTTCAGCCTTGATTATGGTGTAGTTGATGATGAGTTGATTCGCAAGCCCGCAATGCACAATTGA